In Theileria parva strain Muguga chromosome 4 map unlocalized ctg_529, whole genome shotgun sequence, one DNA window encodes the following:
- a CDS encoding C-terminal duplication domain of Friend of PRMT1 family protein: protein MARRNNVLENVRGGQRNTRNPRGNYRFRNRNNNSVNNNTNNNRRNVRRVFKAKTFKGRALRRFGGGQAPVENQGESNPARRGRFRRPRRNFAFRRFNKNMRTKQNFKKNKDQKTADQMDMELDTYMGGEATRAKLDADLTNYFSQPETTN from the exons ATGGCAAGAAGGAATAATGTACTTGAGAATGTGAGAGGAGGTCAGAGAAATACCAGAAATCCTAGAGGAAATTATAGATTTCGCAACAGAAACAACAATTCAGTCAATAACAACACAAATAATAACAGGAGAAATG TAAGAAGGGTATTTAAGGCCAAAACATTTAAAGGCCGCGCTTTGAGAAGGTTTGGAGGAGGACAAGCGCCAGTTGAAAATCAGGGCGAATCAAACCCTGCTAGGCGAGGCCGATTTAGGCGTCCAAGGCGCAATTTCGCCTTTCGCAGattcaataaaaatatgagaactaaacaaaattttaagaaaaATAAGGATCAAAAAACTGCAGATCAGATG GATATGGAGTTGGATACTTACATGGGCGGCGAAGCTACTAGAGCTAAACTTGACGCTGATTTGACTAACTACTTCTCACAACCAGAAAccacaaattaa